The Elusimicrobiota bacterium nucleotide sequence GCAAGACATGCCAGAATAAAGCTGTTTTTCATATTATAATCCTCATGCTGCGGCGGTTCGTAAAAAACTGGCTGGGGATAAAAATCTCAGCCGACGGCCGGGATTGAACCGGCGACCTACCGCTTACAAGGCGGTTGCTCTACCACTGAGCTACGTCGGCGTTATTCATTGGTAATTCTACAATATTTGATAGTGCTGAAATTCGGGGTGGTGCAATCAGTGGTGCAACTCTAGCGGTTTTGGTGCAATTTTTAATTGTGAGGGTTTTGGATAGTATAGCCATCTTATCGGACATATGCTTATCGCTTAAATGGGCGTATCGCATGGTCATTTGAATATTGGCATGGCCAAGTATTTGCTGCAGGGTGGGCAAATCTCCAGTTCGCATGGCAAAATGAGAGGCAAAGGTGTGCCGTAGATCATGGATGCGAAAAGAATCAATTCCAGAGGTTTTTAGAGCTATTGCGAAGTGTCTTTTAAGCGTTATGTCAGGCAGGTTGAAAACATTGCCGGAAGGCTTTGGCGACAGGTTGGATAGAATCTGTTTTAATTGTGGCATGATAGGAATTTTGCGCACTTTCCCGGATTTGGATTGGAGTATTTGAAGGGTGTTGCTTGTAAAATCAATATCCCGCCAGTCCAGATTGAGTAATTCGCTTTTCCGCATACCAGTCATCAGGGCGCACGCAACAAAAGGATACAGGCGGTGGTGGCAGTTAGCTATTAGGGTCCTGATTTCTTCATTGGATAGATACCTTAAACGGTGGTTCGGCTCAAGTTTCTTCTTAACCGCCGCACAGGGGTTTTCTCCATGGAAATTATCCCATGTTTTTGCCTTGTTGAAAATGGCTTTAATAAGCGTCAAGTGTCTATTAGCGGTGGATGTTGAGGTCTCGGATTCTATCTGATTGTAAAAGCATTGGATGTCCTGCGGTGAGATGTTACCTATTGGTTTGGTTCCAAGGTGCTTGTTTATATACCTTGCCATGTTTTTCCATGAACCTGAGCGCAGGTTGGAGCCATGTAGTTTAAAATACAGGTCCGATATAAATTGAAATGGTTTTTTGTTGGTTATTCTTTCCGGGAAGTGCTTTCCCGCTGCCACTTCAGTTTTTCGTTTTGCTTCAACCTCTTTCGCCAGAGCGTAATTGTTGCCAACAGGTTCTCTTCTCCACTTTCCAGTGGGGAGTCTGTATAAAATCCACCATTTCCCCCGTTTTTTAAATATTGACATATCGTTTAGATATATATGTGATATTTGTCTGACATGTATAGTATAGCCCCAATATGGTTAAATGTCAAGATGATATTGCGGTGATATTTAAAATTGGTTATACTACCAATATGACCAAGCCGACAAAACAAAAGCGCCGTGCCTATCCTCTGCGAATTACCGCCGCCGTATATGAAACTTTGGCTGACATCGCCAAAAAAGAGCATCGGACCCTTAATGCGCAGATTGAGTATGTTTTGGAGCGCTGGATTGAACAGCAGAAGGCCCGGTAATCCATCGATCCACGGCTCCTACCTCAAATTTGAGCGCCCTGCCGATGCGTTTAATGCACTCTGCCGGAATCTTTCCGGTGCTGACATAGGTGTATATCGTTGGCGCCGGCATCGAGAGATACTCCGACAACTGTTTTACATCCATTAACTTTTTTTCCATACTGAGTTGCCTCCTGGAATGCTTGCTATATAAGTATCTGTATCAGATACAGTTTGGGATGTTGGGGTGTTGGGTAGTTGGGTTGTTGTGTTGTTGGGTTGTTTCTTCTTTGGGATGTTGGGAAGAAAAGTATGTAGTGGTGTGTGCGCAGGCGCAAAATAAATATCGGGCCGCCGCCTGGCGCTTCCATCCAGCAGTTTCCAGGCTTTTACGGGATAAAATTTGTCGTAGGGGTGCGCCTTATTCCAGGCCCATAAGCATAGGTCAAAAAGTTCTCCTATCGTGAACGGGTCCTTATTGGAAGGTTCGCAGCATTTTATTACCAATGCGAAAGATCTTTTCCAAAGCTGTGTAAGGTAAAAGCATTCTATGGCGTAACCCATAATGCTCCGCTTTATTGATTCGTGCCGATGTCCGACTGGAATCAAGGGGGCGTGGATGGACGGGGAATCTTCGTGCTCGGGTTTTGAGAGCAAGAACTTCGTTATCCACTCGGGAGCCGGCCTTATGGGCAGATCCTTGTGGATTTCATACCTGTTGCCTGAATTGTGAAGGCTTGGCGGCATTACGCAGTATCCACCTTCCGCTATTAGGTCTATGCCGGGGAAGATGCCGATTTTCTTCTGATAGGTGAAATGAGAGCGATATAAAAAATGATAACCGCCGCCGCCGGTTCTTGAGGTAAAGGTTTCCGGCAGTTCTAAATTTTTCATGGAATTTTCGCCGCCGTTGCGAAAGTCCACATCTATGGACAGAATATTGCCGGATACCCGGCCCATGAGCGCCGCGATATTTGCGGCCGGGAATTTTTTAAACCATTTATAAACCTGGACTTCGCTCGGCGCTTCTTCCATAAAGCTCTTCCATTTCACGAGCGGTATCTTTGTACTCTGGCGTATGGGGATGATCGCCATACCCAAGGCGAGATATTTTTCAACAAAGTCTGTCAAATCGTTCATACCGTTATATCCTGTGCGTCTCCGGCGGTCTGGATATGACGGTTATTGAGCTTTTTGATATGAAAAAATCCCCGTCACATTCAGACACACGTAGTCTAACAGACGGGGATTATTTTGAACAGAACACGAAGTCAGGGGAACATATGTTCTACTGACTTCGTGTTCTGTTACAAGCGGAGAACAAACAGGTACATTATTAAATCCGGCAACATGGAGGGCTGGAGTTCAGGGAGGCGAGTATGATTGCAGGTCTGTTTGATGATTGGATATGGGGTGGCGTTATAAGCCTGGCGGCTCTTTACTGCGAGGGATTCTGGCTTTGGATGCTTATGGATTGTATATGAAACTAGCCGGACAGAACGCAAAAGTGGACTGCGATATGAAATTATCCAAATTCCCCGAGCAGAGACGAAAGGCAGGCACTTACAGCTGTAAGCGCCTGCCTTTCCCCCCGGCCTTCATAAGGAATACGGCCTCCGCCGTACACGGTCCTGCGAAGCGGTTGCGCCGCCGCGTTCCGTTCCCGTCCGAGGCCGCCCGACCCGGCCGGGGGGAAATCTTCAGCCTGCGGCGCGGGGATACTCCCTTTCAGGACCGCTGGTTATGTCGATGTGCCGGCCCCGCTTTCCCAGGCCGGCTGCCGAAATTTATGCAACAAATCTGGATGGAGGCAATATGAAATTTCAAAATACGATTTGCGGGAGGACCTTCAGATATGAAACCCCCGCTGAACTTATCGAGCAAATCAGACCGCTTATGGAGAAGGCTGAAGCTGATTATAAGGCCCTGGAGCTGAAGGCGGAAGAATCTTACAGGAAGAACAAGGACGAAGCGGACAGGACCCGCAAGATTTATTACGTTTTTCGCAAGGCCATCGCGCAGTTAGGCGGCATGCCGGTTGCTGAAATTCCGGCCACACCTGCACCCGCGCCCGAACCAAAGTCCAACGCTGGTTAGCGCGCAGCAGGGCTGGTAACAGATAGCTTGGCCGGTAGTATATTCGTTACTTAAAAATACGCACCAAGACACCTTTGTGTGAGCCGGAAAACGGCACTATGCTGACCGCCATGATACTAAAAGGAGGAACCGATAAGCTTGCGGCATATCATTGCCGGGAGGGGAATTATTATTTTAAGCAGGCGAGTAATGTTGAAGAAGAAATCCTGGGCCTGACCGGCGAATTTCCACAGCGGACAGACCCGCTTGAATACGTCAAAGTTCATGGGGAGTTGGCGAAGGCTCTTGGCTATACCCCAGGCCAAAAGATAACGGAAGCTGAGTTCGTTCTGCTGTTGGAAGGCAAGACCCGGTCCGGAGAAAAGGCCACACAGAAACATAAAGTCAAAGGCATAGACCTAACTTTTTCAGCGCCGAAATCGGTCAGTATAGTCGGGTTATT carries:
- a CDS encoding bifunctional DNA primase/polymerase; amino-acid sequence: MNDLTDFVEKYLALGMAIIPIRQSTKIPLVKWKSFMEEAPSEVQVYKWFKKFPAANIAALMGRVSGNILSIDVDFRNGGENSMKNLELPETFTSRTGGGGYHFLYRSHFTYQKKIGIFPGIDLIAEGGYCVMPPSLHNSGNRYEIHKDLPIRPAPEWITKFLLSKPEHEDSPSIHAPLIPVGHRHESIKRSIMGYAIECFYLTQLWKRSFALVIKCCEPSNKDPFTIGELFDLCLWAWNKAHPYDKFYPVKAWKLLDGSARRRPDIYFAPAHTPLHTFLPNIPKKKQPNNTTTQLPNTPTSQTVSDTDTYIASIPGGNSVWKKS
- a CDS encoding tyrosine-type recombinase/integrase — translated: MSIFKKRGKWWILYRLPTGKWRREPVGNNYALAKEVEAKRKTEVAAGKHFPERITNKKPFQFISDLYFKLHGSNLRSGSWKNMARYINKHLGTKPIGNISPQDIQCFYNQIESETSTSTANRHLTLIKAIFNKAKTWDNFHGENPCAAVKKKLEPNHRLRYLSNEEIRTLIANCHHRLYPFVACALMTGMRKSELLNLDWRDIDFTSNTLQILQSKSGKVRKIPIMPQLKQILSNLSPKPSGNVFNLPDITLKRHFAIALKTSGIDSFRIHDLRHTFASHFAMRTGDLPTLQQILGHANIQMTMRYAHLSDKHMSDKMAILSKTLTIKNCTKTARVAPLIAPPRISALSNIVELPMNNADVAQW